From the Candidatus Binatia bacterium genome, one window contains:
- the surE gene encoding 5'/3'-nucleotidase SurE — translation MPHLLVTNDDGADSPTLGPFVEALSHWADVAVVVPAREKSWIGKAITRFAPVAVELTSRNGIAWAVVDGSPADCVNLAVHSLGWQRPDVVVSGINLGLNFGSAFVLSSGTVGAVLEGWIAGLPAIAFSMAIPNDAFGVQGEARNAVVGQCAERVAHVASEIARTLWETGFPDSVDVFSVNLPAEATLNTPRRVTTVTRTRYGPLFIADGSGRFRHRFSYLEPLEDNGDVAVVSRGYVAITPLRIDFSATVPPGLRARLER, via the coding sequence GTGCCGCACTTGCTGGTCACCAATGACGATGGAGCGGATTCCCCGACGTTGGGGCCCTTCGTGGAAGCCCTGTCGCACTGGGCCGATGTGGCTGTGGTCGTGCCCGCGCGGGAAAAGAGCTGGATTGGCAAAGCGATCACACGTTTCGCCCCCGTGGCTGTTGAGTTAACAAGCCGCAACGGGATTGCTTGGGCGGTAGTCGATGGCTCTCCCGCCGATTGCGTGAATCTCGCCGTTCATTCCTTGGGTTGGCAGCGTCCGGACGTGGTTGTGTCGGGCATCAACCTCGGGCTAAATTTTGGCTCTGCTTTTGTGCTGTCGAGCGGCACGGTTGGCGCCGTGCTCGAGGGATGGATTGCCGGGCTTCCGGCCATCGCATTTTCCATGGCCATTCCCAACGACGCATTTGGCGTCCAAGGCGAAGCGCGCAACGCGGTCGTCGGCCAGTGCGCGGAACGAGTTGCGCACGTCGCGAGCGAGATTGCTCGAACTTTGTGGGAAACAGGTTTTCCTGACTCCGTCGACGTATTCTCGGTGAATCTTCCCGCGGAGGCGACATTGAACACCCCACGGCGGGTCACGACCGTCACCCGCACTCGCTACGGCCCGCTGTTTATCGCCGACGGGTCCGGCCGCTTTCGCCATCGCTTTAGCTACCTAGAGCCGCTCGAAGACAATGGTGACGTGGCCGTGGTATCCCGGGGTTATGTGGCGATTACACCGCTGCGAATCGATTTTTCCGCCACGGTGCCGCCGGGTTTACGCGCGCGGTTGGAACGCTGA
- a CDS encoding DUF4139 domain-containing protein — protein MHTRWLLCLITLVGLAGRAFAEPGKPILTVYSSLGADPRGGFAWVEERRVVSIQPGYNRLWLEPLPGGVDAGSLRLLIEGETGWLRSLAQTFRSGVGGGQPLVALYVGKPVRVLAGGRRERWISGTLVQVSPQLAVRDEQGRLHVLAHVSAVEIDPSVAAPVRAGVVWEVESERDGQAPVLLRYETSGLSWRAEYTVTLEAGDSENRGRMELAGAFVVENHTEVSWSEAQLYLVAGEVHRAAQGAQPMLWQREATAMMKSEEAVRAQPAGEYYEYAVPRPVSLVAGSLVRLESLGTARGVPYQQEFVCRNRGVESLAGRAAPILEREPGGGTVLPVEVFLRFRNVQEDRLGIPLPAGVVRIGEWRATGAHNWRFLGEAELQHVPVGEEAVVPVGNAFDVVAERKQKDFLVNSELRRLEEEVAVEIRNQKQKPVQVRVLESLYRAQQWEITASDVKYAKKDARTIEFVLDVPAAARKSVTYRVRYSW, from the coding sequence ATGCACACACGTTGGTTGCTGTGCCTCATCACGCTTGTTGGCCTCGCCGGGCGGGCGTTTGCCGAACCAGGAAAGCCAATTCTCACCGTGTATTCGTCGCTCGGTGCCGATCCACGCGGCGGATTCGCATGGGTGGAGGAACGCCGCGTCGTCAGCATACAGCCCGGCTACAACCGCCTTTGGTTGGAGCCTTTGCCCGGCGGCGTCGATGCCGGATCCCTGCGTTTGCTCATCGAGGGTGAGACTGGCTGGTTGCGCTCGCTGGCGCAGACCTTTCGCTCCGGTGTTGGTGGAGGACAGCCCCTCGTGGCCCTTTATGTGGGTAAACCAGTCCGGGTGCTCGCAGGGGGCAGGAGGGAGCGCTGGATCAGTGGCACCCTGGTGCAGGTGAGTCCACAACTAGCCGTTCGCGACGAGCAGGGAAGGCTGCATGTGCTTGCCCACGTAAGCGCGGTCGAGATCGATCCCTCGGTCGCAGCGCCGGTCCGAGCCGGTGTTGTATGGGAAGTCGAGTCTGAGCGCGACGGTCAGGCGCCCGTGCTGCTCCGCTATGAAACATCAGGCCTCAGTTGGCGCGCTGAGTATACGGTGACCCTCGAAGCCGGAGACAGCGAAAACCGTGGCCGAATGGAACTGGCAGGCGCTTTCGTGGTGGAAAACCACACGGAGGTGTCGTGGAGCGAAGCACAGTTGTACTTGGTTGCTGGGGAGGTTCACCGCGCTGCCCAGGGAGCGCAGCCCATGCTCTGGCAGCGCGAGGCGACTGCGATGATGAAGAGCGAGGAGGCGGTCAGGGCCCAGCCCGCGGGCGAGTATTACGAGTACGCTGTTCCGCGACCGGTGTCGCTTGTGGCGGGATCGCTCGTTCGACTCGAGTCACTGGGTACTGCTCGTGGCGTCCCGTACCAGCAGGAGTTCGTTTGCCGCAACCGTGGTGTGGAAAGTCTCGCCGGCCGTGCTGCCCCGATTCTGGAGCGGGAACCGGGCGGGGGAACCGTTTTGCCGGTCGAGGTATTCCTGCGGTTCCGCAATGTGCAAGAAGACCGTTTGGGTATACCCTTGCCCGCAGGCGTCGTGCGCATAGGCGAGTGGCGTGCCACCGGGGCGCACAATTGGCGCTTTCTTGGGGAGGCGGAGCTGCAACACGTGCCCGTGGGGGAAGAAGCGGTGGTGCCAGTGGGCAATGCGTTTGATGTGGTTGCAGAGCGGAAGCAGAAAGATTTTCTCGTAAACAGCGAGCTGCGCCGCTTGGAGGAGGAAGTCGCGGTGGAGATCCGCAACCAAAAGCAAAAACCCGTGCAGGTGCGGGTGTTGGAGAGCTTGTATCGCGCGCAGCAATGGGAGATTACTGCCAGCGATGTGAAGTATGCGAAGAAGGACGCCCGCACGATTGAATTCGTTTTGGATGTGCCTGCCGCTGCCCGCAAGAGCGTAACGTACCGAGTACGGTACAGTTGGTAG
- a CDS encoding aldehyde dehydrogenase family protein, which yields MERERFYINGQWVEPSTRDRIAVIHAATEQTMATVPAGSLVDVDRAVEAAMRAFPAWAATAPQERAQLLEALAEQLAARSETIAQTITAEVGMPLKLSRAIQAGLPQVVLRSYAELARSHVWEERVGNSIVLRQPVGVVAAITPWNYPLHQAVCKVAAALAAGCTVVLKPSELAPLTAFSLAEACEAVGLPPGVLNVVTGYGPVVGEALAQHPGVDLVSFTGSTRAGKRVAELAVRSVKRLTLELGGKSPCVVLEDADLGRAVQSCVNECFLNSGQSCNALSRLLVPADRYQEAVELARAAAERFVVGDPFDDRTKLGPLVSAAQRERVRNYIRSGIAEGARLVTGGVEPPEECPRGYFVRPTVFADVTPQMTIAREEIFGPVLCVLSFKDEEDAVRLANDTIYGLAAAVWSRDAERAQRVAGRIRAGQVSVNGGRYNPLAPFGGFKQSGLGRELGKYGLEEFVELQALQL from the coding sequence GTGGAGCGCGAACGCTTCTATATCAATGGTCAATGGGTAGAACCCAGCACGCGGGATCGCATCGCAGTGATCCACGCAGCCACAGAGCAGACCATGGCCACCGTCCCCGCGGGGTCTTTGGTCGACGTCGACCGCGCCGTCGAGGCGGCGATGCGTGCCTTTCCGGCATGGGCGGCAACAGCCCCACAAGAGCGGGCGCAGTTGTTGGAAGCGTTGGCGGAACAACTGGCGGCGCGCAGCGAGACGATTGCACAGACGATTACCGCTGAAGTGGGCATGCCCCTGAAGCTTTCGCGAGCGATTCAAGCTGGTCTCCCGCAGGTCGTGTTGCGCTCCTACGCTGAGCTGGCTCGAAGCCATGTTTGGGAAGAGCGCGTGGGCAACTCCATTGTTTTGCGGCAGCCCGTTGGTGTGGTGGCAGCAATTACGCCGTGGAACTACCCGTTGCACCAGGCAGTGTGCAAAGTTGCGGCGGCGCTGGCCGCTGGTTGCACGGTGGTGCTCAAGCCCAGCGAACTCGCTCCGTTGACGGCATTTTCATTGGCTGAGGCGTGTGAAGCAGTGGGGCTCCCCCCAGGGGTGCTTAACGTGGTCACGGGCTACGGCCCGGTGGTTGGCGAGGCGCTCGCGCAGCATCCTGGCGTGGATTTAGTGTCGTTCACGGGATCGACGCGGGCGGGGAAACGGGTGGCGGAGTTGGCAGTGCGCAGCGTGAAGCGCCTCACTCTAGAGTTGGGCGGCAAAAGCCCGTGCGTCGTGCTGGAAGACGCCGATCTTGGGAGGGCCGTGCAGTCTTGTGTGAACGAGTGCTTTTTGAACTCCGGCCAAAGTTGCAACGCCTTGAGCCGTTTGTTGGTGCCCGCGGATCGTTACCAGGAAGCGGTGGAACTGGCGCGGGCGGCAGCGGAGCGTTTTGTGGTTGGGGATCCGTTCGACGACCGCACCAAGCTTGGCCCGCTGGTTTCGGCTGCGCAGCGGGAGCGGGTGCGGAATTACATCCGGTCAGGGATTGCAGAAGGGGCTCGACTGGTGACGGGTGGCGTGGAGCCTCCTGAGGAATGTCCACGCGGCTATTTCGTGCGGCCCACGGTGTTTGCCGACGTAACCCCACAAATGACCATTGCGCGCGAGGAAATTTTCGGCCCCGTGTTATGTGTTTTGTCATTTAAGGATGAGGAAGACGCCGTCCGGCTGGCGAACGATACGATCTATGGGCTGGCAGCGGCGGTTTGGTCGCGGGACGCAGAACGCGCGCAGCGAGTAGCGGGGAGAATTCGCGCTGGTCAGGTCTCTGTCAATGGTGGACGTTACAACCCATTGGCACCGTTTGGCGGTTTCAAACAGTCCGGATTGGGTCGCGAGTTGGGCAAGTACGGATTGGAAGAGTTTGTCGAGTTGCAAGCGCTGCAGTTGTGA
- the dnaB gene encoding replicative DNA helicase → MKVRVEDVRRLPPQNIEAEQSVLGGILLDPRALDRAVEILGVQDFYRETHRKIFRAMLSLSQRGEPVDVVTLANELAVEGALDEVGGAAYLAELADKVPTAANLAYYARIVREKAILRQIIEATTELAARAYEMRSGEVDDFLDQVEHRIFEISESRVRPQFVTMNDLMFTAVHTVESLYERKGLITGVPTGFLDLDRLTAGLQPSDLIIVAARPSMGKTAFALNVAVNAAQQGDVGVAIFSLEMSKQQLGLRMLCAEASVDSQLLRTGFLSAQDFPKIIAAADRLSRLPIYIDDTPGLTVLELRAKARRLKREQDAKLGLVIVDYLQLMRSHERMDNREQEISNISRSLKALAKELEVPVMALSQLNRQVESRSDRRPIMADLRESGAIEQDADVILFLFRPYVYDKEADEHEAEVIIGKQRNGPVDVVKLTYLPQYTRFENRTEMEVVVPVEDEL, encoded by the coding sequence ATGAAAGTGCGAGTGGAAGATGTACGCCGGTTGCCCCCGCAAAACATCGAAGCGGAGCAATCAGTCCTCGGCGGAATCTTACTCGACCCGCGCGCTCTCGATCGCGCCGTGGAAATTTTGGGGGTGCAGGATTTTTACCGGGAGACGCACCGCAAAATCTTCCGCGCCATGCTCTCCTTGAGTCAGCGTGGCGAGCCCGTTGACGTTGTCACGCTAGCCAACGAACTGGCGGTGGAAGGGGCGCTCGATGAGGTTGGTGGCGCCGCGTACTTGGCGGAGCTGGCGGACAAGGTTCCGACGGCCGCGAACCTGGCGTACTACGCTCGCATCGTTCGCGAAAAAGCCATCCTCCGGCAGATCATCGAAGCAACTACCGAGCTGGCGGCGCGCGCCTACGAGATGCGATCAGGGGAGGTGGACGACTTTCTGGACCAAGTGGAGCACCGGATCTTTGAGATTTCCGAAAGCCGGGTGCGGCCGCAATTCGTTACGATGAACGACCTCATGTTCACTGCGGTCCACACGGTGGAAAGCCTCTACGAACGAAAGGGCCTGATTACCGGTGTGCCCACGGGGTTTCTCGACTTGGACCGCCTCACAGCTGGTCTACAGCCATCCGACCTCATCATCGTGGCGGCCCGCCCCTCGATGGGAAAGACGGCGTTTGCACTCAATGTGGCGGTCAACGCCGCGCAGCAGGGTGACGTAGGAGTGGCGATTTTTTCCTTGGAGATGTCGAAGCAGCAACTTGGATTGCGGATGCTCTGCGCCGAGGCGAGTGTGGACAGCCAGCTCCTGCGCACGGGGTTCTTGTCGGCACAGGACTTTCCGAAGATCATTGCGGCTGCAGATCGGCTGAGCCGCCTGCCCATTTACATCGACGACACCCCCGGGCTTACGGTACTCGAGTTGCGCGCCAAGGCACGCCGACTGAAGCGGGAGCAAGACGCCAAGCTGGGCTTGGTCATTGTGGACTATCTCCAGTTGATGCGCTCGCACGAGCGGATGGATAACCGCGAGCAGGAAATTTCCAATATTTCTCGCTCCTTGAAAGCGCTGGCCAAAGAGCTGGAAGTACCGGTGATGGCCCTCTCGCAGCTCAACCGCCAAGTGGAGTCGCGCTCGGATCGGCGGCCCATCATGGCAGACTTGCGCGAGTCCGGCGCAATCGAGCAGGACGCCGACGTGATCCTCTTCCTTTTCCGCCCGTACGTTTATGACAAAGAGGCCGACGAACACGAGGCCGAAGTGATCATCGGGAAGCAGCGCAATGGCCCGGTAGATGTTGTGAAGCTAACCTACCTTCCGCAGTACACGCGCTTTGAAAACCGGACGGAAATGGAAGTCGTTGTGCCGGTCGAAGACGAGCTGTGA
- a CDS encoding sigma-54 dependent transcriptional regulator: MAGLRIALVQLGLAAAAGNLIAMGTLLVGAQDRAAALVTLLLLATILPWSLCVGLQSVPEVGLAWEPLLELSTLVLFWIPPTALHVACRWTHHQDCNISKRLLLAAYVLGGAGFLAQLGGLISLGTPVDHGWGVMRSGPAASVLFALHGLLTALCLGIAGYWCWVRLGSTTPDEQKLGARVWLLSAVLFSTAALSNYLVAFGFPVVPAGSLGNVLFLCVLAFFAARHEFLHVHREVRRLAGAVCGGVLCVWIAASIVIALASPPLLSARWVTVELAAATVGGFVLVGYGAFLRFRNPVENGHNSAELDELSSPWPEFLNTQKLRAATTPEEVSQLLVEAVGQLPFVHAAAIYRRALGAKLFRLDATHGPRLFSFYASRAELASNFRSEGSTTVAELTVAGAVANEESPFRHPPARLELSGQKAAGARPLTFVSLPVPRLGVFGGFLVLGLADDDPPAGTVALLQPLPLLLATLWHNVDLQSRGLHLASLSKASAAEGVVDGKPAEDSPMGAGKFLRAVSSRARREWPRADDHPALRAIVGRSPALLEAIELLTKAARLSVPVLLLGETGTGKELFARALHALSPRKDEPFHAFNCATIPEHLAENELFGHERGAYTGAISTHTGWLERLSGGTLFLDEVAELSPSLQAKFLRILEQREITRLGSTDVRYVDIRIVAATNRSLTDLVRQQLFREDLFHRLQGVVITLPPLRQRVEDIPLLVDHFRQQVLSEHDAPRWSPEATARLLEYPWPGNVRELRSVIFSLSALCVGGSVDAAAVDAVLRERSALPLLSASGSGDPEGFRVNLAQPLSQAVRAYKLAHVTAALHASHGDITTAARIMGVTTSNFRRLVRSLGIDPSRLSSKRHRDPKPKH, from the coding sequence ATGGCTGGGCTTCGCATCGCCTTGGTGCAACTCGGCTTGGCAGCAGCCGCGGGCAATCTGATTGCCATGGGAACATTGTTGGTGGGGGCGCAGGATCGCGCGGCAGCGTTGGTCACTCTGCTGCTGCTCGCCACGATCCTGCCGTGGAGCCTTTGTGTGGGCTTGCAGAGCGTTCCTGAGGTAGGGCTCGCGTGGGAGCCGCTTCTGGAGCTCTCCACGCTGGTGTTGTTTTGGATACCGCCCACGGCGCTTCATGTGGCTTGTCGTTGGACCCATCACCAGGACTGCAACATATCTAAGCGACTGCTGCTTGCCGCTTACGTTCTAGGCGGTGCCGGTTTCCTCGCTCAACTCGGCGGGCTGATTTCCCTGGGCACTCCCGTAGACCATGGCTGGGGAGTGATGCGGAGTGGTCCCGCGGCATCGGTCCTCTTTGCCCTCCACGGGTTACTCACAGCTCTTTGTCTAGGCATAGCCGGGTACTGGTGTTGGGTACGGCTGGGCTCCACAACGCCAGACGAACAGAAGCTAGGGGCTCGGGTGTGGCTCCTGAGCGCCGTGTTGTTCTCCACTGCTGCGCTGTCGAACTACCTGGTGGCTTTCGGCTTTCCGGTTGTTCCCGCCGGCTCCCTAGGAAACGTTTTGTTTTTGTGTGTGCTGGCCTTCTTTGCGGCTCGGCACGAATTTTTGCACGTCCACCGGGAAGTCCGCCGACTGGCTGGGGCTGTATGCGGCGGCGTGCTGTGCGTGTGGATCGCCGCCAGCATCGTGATTGCTCTCGCCAGCCCACCGTTGCTGAGTGCGCGATGGGTTACCGTGGAGCTGGCGGCCGCCACTGTCGGTGGATTTGTGCTTGTGGGCTATGGCGCATTCCTGCGTTTCCGCAACCCAGTGGAAAACGGACACAACTCGGCGGAGCTGGATGAGCTGAGTTCGCCTTGGCCTGAGTTTCTCAACACACAAAAATTGCGGGCTGCAACAACTCCGGAAGAGGTGTCCCAGCTCCTGGTCGAGGCTGTGGGCCAACTCCCGTTCGTGCACGCGGCAGCTATTTACCGGCGCGCCTTGGGCGCCAAACTGTTCCGCTTGGATGCCACTCACGGTCCCCGGTTATTTTCCTTCTACGCCAGCCGCGCCGAGCTGGCATCGAACTTTCGGTCGGAGGGGAGCACCACGGTCGCCGAACTTACCGTAGCAGGTGCGGTTGCGAACGAAGAGAGCCCTTTCCGCCATCCACCGGCGCGCCTGGAACTCAGCGGGCAAAAGGCCGCGGGCGCTCGCCCTCTCACATTCGTTTCCCTACCGGTTCCGCGCCTTGGGGTGTTTGGGGGCTTCCTCGTTCTCGGTCTGGCTGACGACGATCCGCCGGCGGGCACGGTTGCCCTCCTGCAACCCCTTCCCTTGTTGCTCGCAACACTCTGGCACAATGTAGATTTGCAAAGCCGCGGCCTTCACCTGGCCTCGCTGTCGAAGGCTTCGGCTGCCGAGGGGGTGGTGGACGGCAAGCCGGCTGAGGATTCACCAATGGGTGCCGGCAAGTTCCTTCGCGCAGTCAGTTCGCGTGCGCGTCGTGAATGGCCAAGGGCTGATGACCATCCTGCGCTTCGAGCCATCGTGGGCCGGAGCCCGGCACTCCTCGAAGCAATCGAACTGCTGACCAAGGCGGCAAGGCTGTCCGTACCCGTGCTTTTGCTGGGCGAGACTGGAACGGGCAAAGAACTGTTCGCACGTGCATTGCACGCCTTGAGTCCGCGGAAAGACGAGCCCTTCCACGCGTTCAATTGCGCTACGATCCCCGAGCACCTGGCGGAAAACGAGCTGTTTGGACACGAACGGGGAGCGTACACAGGTGCCATCAGCACACATACAGGTTGGCTCGAACGTCTCTCCGGGGGCACACTGTTTCTTGACGAAGTGGCTGAGCTGTCACCCAGCTTACAGGCCAAATTTTTACGCATCCTGGAGCAGCGAGAAATCACGCGCCTGGGAAGTACCGACGTGCGCTATGTGGACATTCGCATCGTCGCAGCCACAAACCGTTCGCTAACGGATCTTGTCCGGCAGCAACTTTTTCGGGAGGATCTTTTCCATCGGCTGCAGGGTGTCGTGATCACCTTACCGCCGCTGCGTCAACGCGTAGAAGACATCCCGCTGTTAGTCGACCATTTTCGGCAACAGGTTCTCTCGGAACACGACGCACCGCGATGGTCCCCAGAGGCGACGGCTCGACTCCTCGAATACCCTTGGCCAGGCAACGTCCGCGAGCTCCGCAGCGTGATCTTTTCGCTTTCGGCACTTTGTGTCGGCGGAAGTGTGGACGCCGCCGCGGTCGACGCGGTGCTGCGCGAACGCTCCGCGTTGCCCTTGCTTTCTGCATCCGGCTCGGGTGACCCCGAGGGTTTTCGCGTCAACCTGGCACAGCCGCTCTCGCAGGCGGTGCGCGCGTACAAACTCGCCCACGTGACCGCGGCATTGCACGCTAGCCATGGCGATATCACGACCGCAGCGCGGATCATGGGAGTGACCACGAGTAACTTCCGTCGCTTGGTCCGCTCGCTCGGGATCGACCCGAGTCGGCTAAGCTCGAAGCGGCATCGCGACCCCAAGCCCAAGCATTAA